GATTTCGCTCTCTTTTCTGTCTGTTTGTTGGTCGGTCCATCCAGTCTCGACCaggcctgtttctctctctgtgtctgggcaGCACCAGTGGAGTTCCGACCAGGGTCCAGACCTTGAGTCTACACAGACCCAGAACCACATGGTAATGAGCCAGGATGAGATGCCTGCCACACATAGCCAGCTACCCACAGACTGCACCGAGTGGAAGAGTCTGTGTAACTCTCCACATACCATGTCCTCACAACAGACCGATACATCGGCTACCACCCCAGTAGTAGCTCCATTGACTTCAGCGTCCGTGAAAAGGGACTTGGACGAAGAAGACGACCAGCTTCTACTTCCCTCTGCAAATCCCTTCAGCAGCACATCATGCCCCGTGGACAGAGTGGTTTTACACTATAACTCTGAGAGCATCAAAACAGAGCCTAGTGATACTAGCCCTACAGACTTGGGGTCAGTATCTGCTCAGATGGGGTGTGGTGAACTAAACCCCAGTTCGGACCCTGGACCAGCCACTGTTGAAACCAGGTACATTGTTTCAGACCTGAGCGCTGACCTGGAATCAGTGGTTGCAGACAGCAGCAGGTATGGTGCCTCCACTGCCTCGGGCGTCCCAACTGACCTGGTATCAGCTAGTGCGGCCATGATCCCAGACGGCTTTTTCCGTCAGATTGGCAGCGATGGTTGTGTAACAACAGGGCCAGAACTAGACTTCGgggacaccaccaccaccagtaccGTAGGTCCCTTGACCTCCCTGTTCTATCCGGGTCAAACCAGACGTCAACAACAAACAAATAGATCAACAAATAGGGGTAATCAACAAGTAAACAGGTCCACAAACAACAGGggtcaacaacaaacaaacaacaggGGGGATCAGAAGTCCCACCCGTGCCCTCAGTGCGGTAAGATATTCAGTCACGTGTCACGCCTCAAGATCCACCTCCGcattcacacaggggagaagccgtaCGTTTGTGCACTGTGTGGCAAGCGATTCAACAACGATGGCACACTGAGGAACCACCGGCGCGTTCACACAGAGCTGCGGTTGTACGGCTGCCCTGTCTGCGGCATGAGCTTCAAGGACGCCTACACGTGTAGGAAGCACCAGCGCGTACATAATGGAATGCGGCCTGCCGGTGGCGGGGCCCACACCTGCAGCTTGTGTGGCAAGGCTTTCAGTGAGGCAGCTAAGCTGACCAAACACATCAGGACTCATGTCTCAGACATTGGATGAGGGCAGTACAACCTATAAAGACTTTTTATAGCATACACAAAGGCTTTATAAGCACtatataaatgcttcacaaataaTCTATAAGTGTAAGTGTATGTCAAACATGGTGTATAAA
The sequence above is a segment of the Salvelinus alpinus chromosome 1, SLU_Salpinus.1, whole genome shotgun sequence genome. Coding sequences within it:
- the LOC139581657 gene encoding uncharacterized protein; translated protein: MAKLQLLNAYLTERLMVAVDEILEVVGGTVSEFEEETARTKRENEVLKRRLREVGLDTGTECSAVSTRPVSLSVSGQHQWSSDQGPDLESTQTQNHMVMSQDEMPATHSQLPTDCTEWKSLCNSPHTMSSQQTDTSATTPVVAPLTSASVKRDLDEEDDQLLLPSANPFSSTSCPVDRVVLHYNSESIKTEPSDTSPTDLGSVSAQMGCGELNPSSDPGPATVETRYIVSDLSADLESVVADSSRYGASTASGVPTDLVSASAAMIPDGFFRQIGSDGCVTTGPELDFGDTTTTSTVGPLTSLFYPGQTRRQQQTNRSTNRGNQQVNRSTNNRGQQQTNNRGDQKSHPCPQCGKIFSHVSRLKIHLRIHTGEKPYVCALCGKRFNNDGTLRNHRRVHTELRLYGCPVCGMSFKDAYTCRKHQRVHNGMRPAGGGAHTCSLCGKAFSEAAKLTKHIRTHVSDIG